GATCTACGTGCCGGCCGACGACTACACCGACCCGGCCCCGGCGACCACCTTCGCCCACCTCGACGCGACGACCGAGCTCTCCCGTGAGATCGCCTCGCAGGGTATCTACCCGGCCGTGGACCCGCTGACCTCCACCAGCCGGATCCTCGACCGTCGCTACATCACCGAGGAGCACTACAGCACCGCGGTCCGGGTGAAGTCGATCCTCCAGCGCAACAAGGAGCTGCAGGACATCATCGCGATCCTCGGTATCGACGAGCTGTCCGAGGAGGACAAGATCCTCGTCGGCCGCGCGCGTCGCATCGAGCGGTTCCTCTCGCAGAACACGTACGTGGCCAAGCAGTTCACCGGCATGGAGGGCTCGACGGTTCCGCTGTCCGAGACCATCGAGGCCTTCACCAAGATCTGTGACGGCGAGTACGACCACATCGGCGAGCAGGCCTTCTTCATGTGCGGTGGCCTCGAGGACGTCGAGCGCCAGTGGGCGGAGCTCCAGAAGAACTCCTGACCCACCACGCACCACCGCGGCCGCCCCCCTTCGCCTGACGAAGGGGGGCGGCCGCGTCCGTCGGGGGAGAGACCTACACTGGCCGACATGAGGACAGCAGGAGACGTGCGCGAGCGGACGTGGCGATGACGGCCGCGACCGGTCAGGGACCGCTCCCGCTCGCGCAGGGCACGAACCGCAGCGAGCGGATCGTCGTGCTCGTCATCGCCGCCGTCAGCCTCGTCGGTCTGGGCATCGCCCGGCTGTGGCCGGTCGCGTCCGTCGACTCCGGTGAGCCGACGTGCCTGCTGCGGATCTTCACCGGGCTGCCCTGCCCGGGGTGCGGCATGACCCGTTCGTGGGTGCACCTCGCGCACGGTGACGTGCTCACCGCCTTCGAGTACAACCTCTTCGGCCCCATCGGCATGGCCGCCGCGGCGGGGATCGTCGCCTACGTCGGTGTCGCGCTCGCGCGGCGCCGACCACCCGAGCGCCTCCTGACGCTCGTCGACCCGAAGGTGCTGCTCGGGCTGATCACCGTGTGGCTGGCCTACTCCGCCGTCCGGATGGTCAGCCTCGGGCTGGGCCAGGACTACTTCGCACTCGTGGTCGCCTGACCTGGTGTCCGACGCATCGCCCCACGCGGGATAGCATGGGGTGGCACTCACCCCGATATCGAAGGACCCCTCGTGAGCTCCCTGAACGTTGAACTCGTCGCCGCCGACCGCAAGGTCTGGTCCGGAGAGGCCAGCATGGTCCGGGCCCGCACCACCGAGGGAGAGATCGGTGTCATGCCGGGTCACACCCCGATGCTCGGTGTCCTCGTGGAGGGTGACGTGCTGATCTCGTCCCCCGAGGGTGACCAGAGCGCCTCCATCGACGGCGGCTTCTTCTCCGTCGACCACGACACCGTGACGATCGTCGCGGAGACCGTCCAGGTCCCGGCCAGGGCCTGACGAAGCCATGTCAACCCTGCAGGTCGTGGAGGTCCTCCTCCTTGCAGGGTGTCTGCTTCTCGCGCTGTGGCTCGTCGTGCTGTGGCTGCGCCGACGTGCGTTGGCCGCCCACGGACCCATGTGTCCCTGCGCCGTCCGGCTGCCCGGGTCGCCTCGTTGGCGGCTCGGGTTGCTGCGTATGGGGGTGCGTGACCTCGACTGGTTCAGCGTGGCCGGCCTGACGACGTCCCCCTCGATGTCGTGGGCGCGGGAGGGCATGGAGATCTCCACCCCTGCGCCGGAACCCGTCTCGCTCCCGGGGCTGGACACCGCGGTCGCGGTGACCCTGACGCGTGGCCGCGACCACCTCGCGGACCTCGCCGTCGAGCCGAAGATCTACCCGGCGGTGCGCTCGTGGCTCGAGTCCGCCCCACCGGGCCACAACGTCAACGTCACCTGAGGGCGAAGGGGGGACTCACCCGCGCGTGCGACGCTGCGGGGCCTCCTCGCGGCCTCCGCCCGGTTGCCACAGCACGTCCCCGCCGATCGAGAGGTTGGCGATGCGGGCGAGGATGAAGAGCAGGTCGGACAACCGGTTGAGGTAGGTCGTCGTCAGCGGGCTCACGCCGCCGATCCCGCGCTCACCGGCCGTCTCGGTGCCGTACTCCTCGCGGGCCGCCCAGGCCGAGCGCTCGGCCCGGCGGACCACCGTCGTCGCGTGGTGCAGGTGTGCCGATGCCGCGGTGCCGCCCGGGAGGATGAAGGAGCGCAGCGGCTCGACCTGCTCGAGGTAGTGGTCGCAGTCGGCCTCGAGCTCGTCGACCCACGCCTGCTTCACGCGCAGCGGCGGGTACTTCGGCTCCTCCTGCAGCGGCGTCGACAGGTCGGCGCCCAGGTCGAAGAGGTCGTTCTGCACCCGGGTGAGGGTCGTGACGACCTCCTCGGGCAGCCCGCCGGTCGCGATGGCCACCCCGATGACCGCGTTGGCCTCGTTCGAGTCGGCGTAGGCCTGCAGGCGTGAGTCCGTCTTGCTCGTACGGCTGAAGTCCCCGAGCGCCGTCGTGCCCTCGTCGCCGGTGCGGGTGTAGATCTTCGTCAGGTTGACCATGCCGCCATCGTCGCAGGTGCCCGCCCTGACCGTGCGGCGGCCGCGACCTGACCATCCGCAGGGAGTTGTGTGATCGCATCGTGACGGCAGGGTGCAACCGAAGAGGGGAGGCGCGCGTCACACTGGGTGACATCGGTTGGCAGCAGGGGAAAGCAGGTGACCGGAATGAGCGCACTGACCGCGCTGACGCCAGTGGGTGGCGACGGGGCCACCCGCGTCCGGGTGGGCGTGCCCTTCGACATCCGCCACAGTGCCGACCTGCGGCAGGAGCTCGTGGGCGTGCTGCGTGAGGGCAGCGGCCAGGTCCTCGTGGACATCTCGGAGTCGACGGTCGTCGACCAGGCGGGCTTCGCCACCCTGCTCGGGGCGCACGCCCGCGCCGCACGGGCGGGACGGCGGCTGCGCTTCACCGGTGCCGACGAGCGCACCACCCGGCTGCTGCGCCGGGCGGGACTGGTCCGCCTCCTCCACGACGTGGAGCAGGTGCAGCGGCCGCGCCGCCGCTCCGTGGCCGGCTGACCCCCCCACCGCCGGGTGGAGGTGGACGCGCGGACGAATCCCGGGCGAGCCGGCATCCGTTCGTGACGAGCCACTCTCGACTGTGGCGACCTTCACCGTGGCCGACCCTGTGACCCCGGGCCGCGCGACGGTACCTTGCCACCATGGCCGAGAGCACCGATTCCCCCACTCCCGCCGCCGAGGCGGCGCGTCCCGAGCGTGACCGCCCCTGGGTGATGCGCACCTACGCCGGTCACTCCAGCGCCGCGGCGTCCAACGAGCTGTACCGCCGCAACCTGGCCAAGGGCCAGACCGGCCTCTCGGTCGCCTTCGACCTGCCGACGCAGACCGGGTACGACCCCGACCACGTGCTCAGCCGCGGCGAGGTGGGCAAGGTCGGCGTGCCGATCAGCCACATCGGCGACATGCGCAAGCTCTTCGACCAGATCCCGCTCGGCGAGATGAACACGTCGATGACGATCAACGCCGTCGCGATGTACCTGCTGGCGATGTACCAGGTCGCCGCGGAGGAGCAGGCCGAGGCCGCCGGCCAGGACCCGGCCGAGGTCGTCGCCCGGCTCGGCGGCACGACGCAGAACGACATCATCAAGGAGTACCTCAGCCGCGGGACGCACGTCTTCCCGCCCGGTCCCTCGATGCGCCTGATCACCGACATGGTCACCTACACCGTCGGTGAGATCCCCAGGTGGAACCCGATCAACATCTGCAGCTACCACCTGCAGGAGGCCGGCGCGACGCCCGTGCAGGAGGTCGCCTACGCGATGTCCACGGCGATCGCCGTCCTCGACGCCGTCCGCGACTCCGGCCGGGTGCCGGAGGAGGAGTTCGGCAAGGTCGTCGCCCGCATCTCCTTCTTCGTCAACGCCGGTGTGCGCTTCGTCGAGGAGATGTGCAAGATGCGCGCCTTCGTCCAGCTGTGGGACGAGATCACCCGGGAGCGCTACGGCGTCACCGACGCCAAGCAGCGCCGCTTCCGCTACGGCGTGCAGGTCAACAGCCTGGGCCTGACCGAGGCGCAGCCGGAGAACAACGTCCAGCGCATCGTGCTCGAGATGCTCGCCGTGACGCTGAGCAAGGACGCCCGCGCCCGCGCCGTGCAGCTGCCGGCGTGGAACGAGGCGCTCGGCCTGCCGCGTCCGTGGGACCAGCAGTGGGCGCTGCGCCTGCAGCAGGTGCTGGCCTTCGAGTCCGACCTGCTCGAGTACGACGACCTCTTCGCCGGCTCCCCGGTCGTGGAGAAGAAGGTCGCCGAGATCGTCGAGGGCGCCAAGGCCGAGATCGAGCGCATCCAGCAGATGGGCGGCGCCGTCCCGGCCGTCGAGTCCGGGTACATGAAGTCGGCGCTCGTCGCCAGCCACGCCCTGCGGCGCCAGCGCATCGAGGCCGGCGAGGACATCGTCGTCGGGGTCAACAAGTTCGAGACGACCGAGCCCAACCCGCTGACCGCCGACCTCGACACCGCGATCCAGACGGTCGACGAGGGCGTCGAGGAGGCCGCGATCGAGGCCATCCGCACCTGGCGCTCCGAGCGGGACGCCGACCCGGAGCGCGGTCCGCGTGCCGCGGCCTCCCTGGAGCGCCTGCGCGAGGTCGCCGGCACCGAGGAGAACCTCATGGAGGCCTCCCTCGAGTGCGCCCGCGCCGGCGTCACGGTCGGGGAGTGGGCCCAGGCGCTGCGCGAGGTCTTCGGTGAGTTCCGCGCCCCGACCGGTGTCTCCGGCTCGGTCGGTGTGGCCGACGGCGGCTCCGAGGAGCTGCAGTCGGTGCGCGATCGTGTCACCCGCACGGAGGAGGAGCTCGGCGAGAAGCTGCGCGTCCTCGTCGGCAAGCCCGGGCTCGACGGGCACTCCAACGGCGCCGAGCAGATCGCGGTACGGGCGCGTGACGCCGGCTTCGAGGTCATCTACCAGGGCATCCGGCTCACGCCCGACCAGGTCGTCTCCGCGGCCGTCGCCGAGGACGTGCACCTCGTCGGTGTCTCGATCCTCTCCGGCTCGCACATGGAGCTCGTCCCGGACGTGCTCGAGGGTCTGAGGGCCCAGGGCGCCGGTGACATCCCGGTCATCGTCGGCGGCATCATCCCCGAGTCCGACGCCCGGCGCCTGAAGGAGATGGGCGTGGCCGCGGTCTTCACCCCGAAGGACTTCGGTCTCAACGAGATCATGGGACGCTTCGTCGACATCATCCGCGAGCAGCGCGGCCTGCCCGCGCACGAGACCGCCACGGCCTGACCCCCCGGTGGTCGAGGTGTGTTCGCGCAGCGAGCGTCTCGACGTTCCCTGAGGAGCTTGCGCAGCAAGCGTCTCGAAGGGATGGCTCGCGCCCCGCATACAGTGACCGGGTGACCATGCACTGTCCGGCGACGCTCCTGATCACCGCCACACCGGAGGGCGAAGGGGGCGTGCCCGCCCTCGTCGAGCGGCTCGCCGGTGAGTCGGTGCTGGCCGTGGTGACGACCCCGGGCGATGCCCGGGGCGCGGCGGTGGCCGCCGCGCTGGACGTGCCGCTGGAGCAGGAGCCCGGCCTGGGGGAGGGCACGCCCCCATCGGCCCTGCTCGGGGAGATCGCCGACCTGCACCGGGGTGAGACCGTGCTCGTGCTGAGCGGCGAGACCAGTGACCCGGCAGCCGCCATCACGCGGATCGAGCTGGGCGAGGCGTTCTAGGCGCTCACTCCCAGTCGTCGCGCTGGTGGCTGACAGGACGGGGGTGGTCGCCCTCGGCGTGCACCTCGTGCCCGTCGTCGGACCAGGCACCGTGGGCCATCGGCGGCCCGGCCGTCGGGCCACCTGCTGCCGGCCCATCCGTCGCCGGCGCACTCGTTGCCGGCGCACCCATCGCGGAACCACCCGCTGCCGGTGAGGCGGTGCTCGTGGCCGGGGCGGCCCCCTTCGGCGTGCTGGGCTGGGCGCCCAGCCCGACGGCCGCGGCGTCGAAGAGGCGCAACAGCTCCATCGGCAGCGGGAAGACGACCGTCGAGTTCTGCTCCGCGCCCAGCTCGAGCATCGAGGAGAGGGTGCGCAGGTGCATCGCGGCCGGGTGCGCCTCCATGACCTCCGCGGCCTTGGCGAGGTTCTCGGCGGCCTCCTGCTCACCGATGGCGTGGATGACCTTCGCGCGGCGGTCGCGCTCGGACTCCGCCTGGCGGGCCATGGCACGGCGCATGCTCTCGGGGAGCAGCACGTCCTTGACCTCGACGATCGTGACCTTGATGCCCCACGGGTTGGTCACCTCGTCGATGATCTGCTGGAGCTTGGCGTTGATCTCCTCGCGCTTGGTCAGCAGGTCGTCGAGGCTGGTCTGGCCGATGATGCTGCGCAGGGTCGTCTGGGCCACCTGCTGGGTGCCGACCTGGTAGTTCTCGATGGCGAGCACCGCGCGGACCGGGTCGACGACGTTGTAGTAGGTCACCGCGTTGACCTGGACGGTGACGTTGTCCTTGGTGATCAGGTCCTGCGGGGGGACGTCGTAGGTGTGCGTGCGCAGGTCGATCCGGCGCACCTTGTCCACGATGGGCGCGACGATGATGACGCCCGGCCCCTTCGCCTGCTGGATGCGCCCGAGGCGGAAGACCACGGCCCGCTCGTACTCGGGGATGATCCTCACCGCCCGGGTGACGACGTAGACCACGGCCAGGGCCGCGATCACCAGACCGATCAGGGTGGTGTCGATCATGACTCCTCCTTGCCTTGCGGTGACTCGAGGGGTTCGACGAGCAGCTCCAGGCGCTCCACGGCCGTGATGCGCACGTCCTCGCCGGCACGGAGGGGGACCTCGCTGCGCACCGTCCACCAGCTGCCCTCGACGAAGACCTGGCCGTGGGCGCCCTCAGCCGTACGCAGGGTGACGACCTGGCCGGGGAAGAGGTCGACCCCGGTGCTGCTCGAGGGGGAGCGTCCGTAGCGGCGCCACAGCAGCACGGTCAGCGCGAGGCCGATGGCCGCCACGACGAGCAGCGGCACCACCAGGCCCCAGAGCAGTCCCCAGCCGATCCCGAGCTCGTCGGCGACCCAGGACACCGCGTCACCGGGGTCCCCGTCCGGCACGGCCGTCAGGGGCCCCGTCGGGTCGCTCCGCGTCCTCGTCATGCCGCCCTCCGCTGCTTCCCACCACAGTAGTGGTCGGAGGGGCACGAGGGACGGGGCTCGGGGCGGACGTCCGGTCAGCGGATGCGCGAACTCGCGTGCAACAACGCGACCATGTCGGTCGAGGACAACTCCGCCAGGCGCACCCGGATCCCGATCGACGTGTCGCCACGCGACAGCGCCTCGGCAGCCGGGTGCGCGGCGAGCAGGTCGTCGACGGTGTCCGGCGGAAACCGCAGCTGCAGCCATCCGTCCTTGGTGAGCGAGGCGAATCCCTTGCCGTCGACCGTGTAGGCGGTCATCCCGAAGTGCGTGCCCTCCTCGACGCCGGGAAGTCGGCACGCCGCACCGTGCAGCTCCTCCGCGGACGCCATGCTCAGGCCCTCCCTCGCGGCGCGGCGAGGGACTGACGTCCGCTCAGCACGAGCAGGATCTCCGTGGCCGGGAGCCGGATCTCGGTGCCGTGGCCGATGGCGACATCGGCGTCGGTCGCCACGAGTCTGGTCCCGTCCAGATCGACGCCGAAGTGGCGCAGGGCCCGCGGACTCGCACCTGCGAGAACCAGCGCCACGCGGTCGACCGGCGGGCGCGGCAGCCCCAGGGGCTCGGTGATGTCCAGACCGTGGATCACGTCATGGCTCAGGGCGCCGGTCTCTCCGCCGCCCGGTGGTCGCCACGGGTGCCGGATGTTGTCCCTGAGCATCCCGAGCAGGTGGGCATCCCTCATCCGGGCGGTGGTCGCGTGCGCGTCGTGGTCCGCGTACCGGTCGAAGGAGAGCCGTGCCCTGACCATGCCGGTGAGGAAGTCCGGGAGCCGGGTGCGCATCGGCATGGTCATGTGGGCCAGCACCTCCCGCACCCGCCAGCCGGCGCACAGGGATGGGTGACTCCACTGGTGCGGCTCGAGGCCCTCGAGCTCGGCGACCAGTCGGGCCCGCTCGGCCCAGGTGGCGCTGACGACCGCGTCGTGTCCAGACATGTCATTCCTCTCGTGGTGGGCTCTCACCACTGGTACGACGCGGACGTCCGAAAATCATCGGTGCCGTGCGTCGGCACCGAGACGCGGCGGGAGGCCGAACTCCGCAAAGCGCTCCTGGCTGCCCAGGAAGGTCACGAGGTGGACGACCCGACCCTGCGCGATCTCGACCAGGAGCAGGGCGAACGGCTCGAGCCGACCGTCGCCGTCCGGCCGGTACTGCCCGAACCCGGGTGAGCCGTTGATCGCGGTGGGCAGCAGCCGGTCTCCGGCGCAGGCGTCGGCGTCCGACATCACGGCCGCGATCCGGTCCGCTCCGCGGAGCCACCACGCGAAGGGAGGCATGGAGGACATCGCGTCCTCGTGCAGGAGTGCAGTCAACGCGGGGACGTCGTGGGACTCGAAGGCCGCCACGTACCGGGAGAGGAGATCGACCTGGTCGGGATCGTGCGGGTCCAGCAGGTCGGTGGCGACCGGCGGGTCGTCGGCGAGCGCGGTCCGCGCCCTCTGCAGGGCGCTGTTCAGTGCGGCGACCGAGGTGTCCAGGATCTCGGCGCTCTCCCTGGCCGAGAAGGCGAGGACATCACGCAGCACCAGTGCCGCCCGCTGACGTGGGGAGAGCCGTTGCAGGGCGGCGACGAACGCCAGGCGCACCGTCTCGCGGGTGATCACGCGGTCTGCGGGGTCCTGGACGCCGACGAGGCGCGAGTCGGGCATCGGCTCGACGAAGGACCCCGGCGGGAGCGGCGACCCGAGGTCGGCGGTGTCCGAGGCGGGACCCAGGTCGACGGACAGTGCCCGACGGCTGGCCCCGCGCAGCATGTCAAGGCAGACATTGGTGGCGATCGCGTGCAGCCAGGTGGTCAACCGTGCACGCTGCGGGTCGAAATCGCGCCACCGGCGGTAGGCGCGGATGAGTGTCTCCTGGACGGCATCGTCGGTGTCCGCCGCGGAACCGAGCAGGCGGTAGCAGTACCCGGTCAGCGGCACCCGGTGCGCCTCGAGCTCCTCGATCACGGGTCGACCGATCGCGTGGAGGAGACCTGTCCCGAGGCGGAGTCGGTCCGTCCCATGGCGCACATGCTAGGGCCGCCGGTCATCGGGTGCAGGGCTCACACCCCCTCGGCCACGCCGGAGGAGACCTAGAAGAGGCGGTGCATGCTCGTGTCGATGCCCTTGAGCTCGTCGTAGTCGAGGGTCACGCAGCGGATACCGCGGTCCTCGGCGAGCGTGCGCGCCTGGGGCTTGATCACCTGCGCGGCGAAGACCCCGGTGACCGGTCGCAGCTGCGGGTCACGGTTCATCAGCTCGAGATAGCGGGTGAGCTGCTCGACGCCGTCGATCTCGCCGCGGCGCTTGATCTCGACGGCGACGGAGACCCCCTTCGCGTCCTTGGCGAGGATGTCCACGGGACCGATCGCCGTCATGTACTCGCGACGCACGAGGGTGTAGCCGTCCCCGAGGGTGCCGATGTGCTCGGCGAGCAGCTTCTGCAGGTGGGCCTCGACGCCGTCCTTGACCAGCCCCGGGTCGACGCCGAGCTCGTGGGAGGAGTCGTGGTGGATCTCGTGCAGGCGTACCCGCAGCCGGTCCTCGGTCTTGGCGTGCTGCACGTTCCACACGGCGATCACACCCTCGGCGGCCTCGGTCTCGTCCGGCTCCACCTCGGCCATGGCGCACGGGGGAGCCATCCAGTTCAGTGGCTTGTACGAGCCACCGTCGCTGTGGATGAGCACCGAGCCGTCGGCCTTGACCATGAGCAGACGCGTCGCCAGGGGCAGGTGGGCGTTCAGCCGGCCCTCGTACTCGACACTGCAGTTCGCAATCACCACTCGCACGAGCCAGACCCTACGGCTCCGGCGGGCCGCGCCCAAGCGGGTCGGTCTGTGGACCCAGCACGGTATCGCGCGGATCACCTGTGCCCACTGTCACGCCGTCGGGCACTACCACGGGGTAGGCCCGGCTGGAACACTCCCAGACATGTCTGAATCGCGCTCTCTCGCCGACGCCCTCGTCTATCCGTACCTGAACCATGCCGCCTCGATGTTCGAGGAGAAGTACGCCTCCCGTGAGGACCTCGACAACGGCATGCGCTTCGGCTGCGGCCTGCCCAGGGGTCCGCTGACCGTCATCGACGAGCTCGGTCTGGAGACCGTGCGCGACGCGCTCGCCGCGCGCTTCGCCGAGAGCGGTGACCCGCGCCACCGGCCGAGCGAGGTCCTCGAGCGGCTCATCGCCGACGGCCGCACCGGCAAGGCGGCCGGACGGGGCTTCTACACCTACGAGGGGGACGAGGTCGTCGCCGACGACCTGACCCCCTCCGCGGGCGGGGCGGGCACGGCACGCGAGGTCGCGACGGTCGGTGTCGTCGGCTCCGGGACGATGGCCACCGGCATGATCGAGGTCTTCGCGACGAGCGGCTTCCCGGTCACCTACGTCGCCCGCAGCCAGGAGAAGGTCGACGCGGTCGCCGCGAAGATCGCCAAGAACCTCACCCGCAAGGTCGACAAGGGCCGCATGGAGCAGGCCGACGCCGACGCGGTCCTCACCCGCCTCACCGGCTCCCTCGAGCGCGAGTCACTCGCGGACGTCGACATCGTCATCGAGGCGATCGCCGAGGAGATCGGCATCAAGAACCAGCTCTTCCTCGACCTCGACCGCATCTGCAAGGACGGCGCGGTGCTCGCCACGACCACCTCCTCGCTGTCCATCGCCGACCTGGCCGCGCAGACGAAGCGCCCGCAGGACGTCGTCGGCATGCACTTCTTCAACCCGGCGCCGATCATGAAGCTCGTCGAGGTCATCGACCAGGAGCACACCGGCCAGGACGTCCTCGACACGGTCGTCGAGCTGTGCAAGCACATCCGCAAGGTCCCGGTCCGCTGCTCCGACCGCGCCGGCTTCATCGTCAACGCGCTGCTCTTCCCCTACCTCAACGACGCCATCAAGGCGCACGAGGCCGGGGCGGGCCTTGACGAGATCGACACCGCCATCACCGAGGGCTACCGCTTCCCCATGGGCCCCTTCGCGCTGCTGGACGTCGTCGGCAACGACGTCGCCCTCGCGATCGAGGAGGAGCTGCTCGCCGAGTTCGGGCACGAGAGCCTCGCCCCGGCGCAGCTGCTGCGCGACCTCGTCGCCGCCGGCAAGCTCGGTCGCAAGACCGGTGAGGGCTTCCGCACCTACTGAGCCGTACCCCTTCGGGTGCGAGGAACGGCACGAGTCGGCG
Above is a window of Janibacter cremeus DNA encoding:
- a CDS encoding DUF2752 domain-containing protein, with the protein product MTAATGQGPLPLAQGTNRSERIVVLVIAAVSLVGLGIARLWPVASVDSGEPTCLLRIFTGLPCPGCGMTRSWVHLAHGDVLTAFEYNLFGPIGMAAAAGIVAYVGVALARRRPPERLLTLVDPKVLLGLITVWLAYSAVRMVSLGLGQDYFALVVA
- a CDS encoding F0F1 ATP synthase subunit epsilon, whose protein sequence is MSSLNVELVAADRKVWSGEASMVRARTTEGEIGVMPGHTPMLGVLVEGDVLISSPEGDQSASIDGGFFSVDHDTVTIVAETVQVPARA
- a CDS encoding DUF2550 family protein, producing MSTLQVVEVLLLAGCLLLALWLVVLWLRRRALAAHGPMCPCAVRLPGSPRWRLGLLRMGVRDLDWFSVAGLTTSPSMSWAREGMEISTPAPEPVSLPGLDTAVAVTLTRGRDHLADLAVEPKIYPAVRSWLESAPPGHNVNVT
- a CDS encoding cob(I)yrinic acid a,c-diamide adenosyltransferase, which codes for MVNLTKIYTRTGDEGTTALGDFSRTSKTDSRLQAYADSNEANAVIGVAIATGGLPEEVVTTLTRVQNDLFDLGADLSTPLQEEPKYPPLRVKQAWVDELEADCDHYLEQVEPLRSFILPGGTAASAHLHHATTVVRRAERSAWAAREEYGTETAGERGIGGVSPLTTTYLNRLSDLLFILARIANLSIGGDVLWQPGGGREEAPQRRTRG
- a CDS encoding STAS domain-containing protein, yielding MSALTALTPVGGDGATRVRVGVPFDIRHSADLRQELVGVLREGSGQVLVDISESTVVDQAGFATLLGAHARAARAGRRLRFTGADERTTRLLRRAGLVRLLHDVEQVQRPRRRSVAG
- a CDS encoding protein meaA — its product is MRTYAGHSSAAASNELYRRNLAKGQTGLSVAFDLPTQTGYDPDHVLSRGEVGKVGVPISHIGDMRKLFDQIPLGEMNTSMTINAVAMYLLAMYQVAAEEQAEAAGQDPAEVVARLGGTTQNDIIKEYLSRGTHVFPPGPSMRLITDMVTYTVGEIPRWNPINICSYHLQEAGATPVQEVAYAMSTAIAVLDAVRDSGRVPEEEFGKVVARISFFVNAGVRFVEEMCKMRAFVQLWDEITRERYGVTDAKQRRFRYGVQVNSLGLTEAQPENNVQRIVLEMLAVTLSKDARARAVQLPAWNEALGLPRPWDQQWALRLQQVLAFESDLLEYDDLFAGSPVVEKKVAEIVEGAKAEIERIQQMGGAVPAVESGYMKSALVASHALRRQRIEAGEDIVVGVNKFETTEPNPLTADLDTAIQTVDEGVEEAAIEAIRTWRSERDADPERGPRAAASLERLREVAGTEENLMEASLECARAGVTVGEWAQALREVFGEFRAPTGVSGSVGVADGGSEELQSVRDRVTRTEEELGEKLRVLVGKPGLDGHSNGAEQIAVRARDAGFEVIYQGIRLTPDQVVSAAVAEDVHLVGVSILSGSHMELVPDVLEGLRAQGAGDIPVIVGGIIPESDARRLKEMGVAAVFTPKDFGLNEIMGRFVDIIREQRGLPAHETATA
- a CDS encoding SPFH domain-containing protein — its product is MIDTTLIGLVIAALAVVYVVTRAVRIIPEYERAVVFRLGRIQQAKGPGVIIVAPIVDKVRRIDLRTHTYDVPPQDLITKDNVTVQVNAVTYYNVVDPVRAVLAIENYQVGTQQVAQTTLRSIIGQTSLDDLLTKREEINAKLQQIIDEVTNPWGIKVTIVEVKDVLLPESMRRAMARQAESERDRRAKVIHAIGEQEAAENLAKAAEVMEAHPAAMHLRTLSSMLELGAEQNSTVVFPLPMELLRLFDAAAVGLGAQPSTPKGAAPATSTASPAAGGSAMGAPATSAPATDGPAAGGPTAGPPMAHGAWSDDGHEVHAEGDHPRPVSHQRDDWE
- a CDS encoding NfeD family protein, producing the protein MTRTRSDPTGPLTAVPDGDPGDAVSWVADELGIGWGLLWGLVVPLLVVAAIGLALTVLLWRRYGRSPSSSTGVDLFPGQVVTLRTAEGAHGQVFVEGSWWTVRSEVPLRAGEDVRITAVERLELLVEPLESPQGKEES
- a CDS encoding MmcQ/YjbR family DNA-binding protein, encoding MASAEELHGAACRLPGVEEGTHFGMTAYTVDGKGFASLTKDGWLQLRFPPDTVDDLLAAHPAAEALSRGDTSIGIRVRLAELSSTDMVALLHASSRIR
- a CDS encoding maleylpyruvate isomerase family mycothiol-dependent enzyme, translated to MSGHDAVVSATWAERARLVAELEGLEPHQWSHPSLCAGWRVREVLAHMTMPMRTRLPDFLTGMVRARLSFDRYADHDAHATTARMRDAHLLGMLRDNIRHPWRPPGGGETGALSHDVIHGLDITEPLGLPRPPVDRVALVLAGASPRALRHFGVDLDGTRLVATDADVAIGHGTEIRLPATEILLVLSGRQSLAAPRGRA
- a CDS encoding RNA polymerase subunit sigma-70; this translates as MIEELEAHRVPLTGYCYRLLGSAADTDDAVQETLIRAYRRWRDFDPQRARLTTWLHAIATNVCLDMLRGASRRALSVDLGPASDTADLGSPLPPGSFVEPMPDSRLVGVQDPADRVITRETVRLAFVAALQRLSPRQRAALVLRDVLAFSARESAEILDTSVAALNSALQRARTALADDPPVATDLLDPHDPDQVDLLSRYVAAFESHDVPALTALLHEDAMSSMPPFAWWLRGADRIAAVMSDADACAGDRLLPTAINGSPGFGQYRPDGDGRLEPFALLLVEIAQGRVVHLVTFLGSQERFAEFGLPPRLGADARHR
- the nucS gene encoding endonuclease NucS, coding for MRVVIANCSVEYEGRLNAHLPLATRLLMVKADGSVLIHSDGGSYKPLNWMAPPCAMAEVEPDETEAAEGVIAVWNVQHAKTEDRLRVRLHEIHHDSSHELGVDPGLVKDGVEAHLQKLLAEHIGTLGDGYTLVRREYMTAIGPVDILAKDAKGVSVAVEIKRRGEIDGVEQLTRYLELMNRDPQLRPVTGVFAAQVIKPQARTLAEDRGIRCVTLDYDELKGIDTSMHRLF
- a CDS encoding 3-hydroxyacyl-CoA dehydrogenase NAD-binding domain-containing protein, whose product is MSESRSLADALVYPYLNHAASMFEEKYASREDLDNGMRFGCGLPRGPLTVIDELGLETVRDALAARFAESGDPRHRPSEVLERLIADGRTGKAAGRGFYTYEGDEVVADDLTPSAGGAGTAREVATVGVVGSGTMATGMIEVFATSGFPVTYVARSQEKVDAVAAKIAKNLTRKVDKGRMEQADADAVLTRLTGSLERESLADVDIVIEAIAEEIGIKNQLFLDLDRICKDGAVLATTTSSLSIADLAAQTKRPQDVVGMHFFNPAPIMKLVEVIDQEHTGQDVLDTVVELCKHIRKVPVRCSDRAGFIVNALLFPYLNDAIKAHEAGAGLDEIDTAITEGYRFPMGPFALLDVVGNDVALAIEEELLAEFGHESLAPAQLLRDLVAAGKLGRKTGEGFRTY